The window GGGACTGGATGTCAGACTTTCAGGAAAGTCAAACATAATCCCCGAAATTTGGAGTCATCATCTTATTACTTATGATGAAACTACCGGTCTTTTGGAATATAGGATGAACGGTAAGTCCGAAGCCATTGTTTATATGACCGAGACGGGAAGAGAGAGCAATCAGGTGTTGTATTCTGCATTGGGTACTTCATCGGATGTACTCATAGGCTTAAACTATTCCGGTTTAATCGATGAACTAAAAGTAACAAACTTTTTTTCCCAATTCGGAATGCCTTGGGAAATATCTTCCTTGTTTGAAAAGTACCCTCAAGACGGAGGCCGTATAGAAACGAATATAATCGATACCGGAGGAAATAAATCGCAGCCTCGTGTTTTAAAAGCCTTATATGATAAACCCGAACAAACCGATGCGGAATTTTTTATCAGAGCTGCCGATAGTCCTTTTAATTGGAACGGAACCTATCCTGAATGGAAGAGTATCAGACCGAATGAAGAGATAAAAAATATTTCGGGCCGTTTCTTTCAGATTGCTTGTAATATTTATCCCGATGCGGAAGGGCTTAAATCTCCCCTTATCCATTCATTTTCTTTGGAGTATGAAAAAGATAACCTTCCTCTTCCTCCTTCAAAGCTTATTGCAAGGGCAGGAGATTCATCGGTTGAATTATTTTGGTCTCCTTCTATAGATACGGATGTAAAGGGTTATCTTATTTATTTTGGAAATAAAAAAGGTGAATATTTCGTTGAAGGTTCTCCGATTGATGTAGGAAATGTGATAAGTTATAAAATAGAAAATTTAAAAAACGGCAAAATATACTTTTTTGCAATAGCCGCT of the Treponema denticola ATCC 35405 genome contains:
- a CDS encoding LamG-like jellyroll fold domain-containing protein — translated: MQIMYKFKLNLRKSSVVSLIFFNLLLISAFSEDAVLNFGGKLGWNNLFYSRNIEQRNGKFGFQSLGLTSASHNITETTDMYLSFDFKDTIEETGNYTVANSSIIHLGAEKAKIGEGAALFHYNSNNESLTLKPSKTSFFAGTKILKSFTIEFWLCPQTTESGSTILRWWTSLVEGRKTMYQNIAASIFNNKLEWSFLNIWQDKNNKGLDVRLSGKSNIIPEIWSHHLITYDETTGLLEYRMNGKSEAIVYMTETGRESNQVLYSALGTSSDVLIGLNYSGLIDELKVTNFFSQFGMPWEISSLFEKYPQDGGRIETNIIDTGGNKSQPRVLKALYDKPEQTDAEFFIRAADSPFNWNGTYPEWKSIRPNEEIKNISGRFFQIACNIYPDAEGLKSPLIHSFSLEYEKDNLPLPPSKLIARAGDSSVELFWSPSIDTDVKGYLIYFGNKKGEYFVEGSPIDVGNVISYKIENLKNGKIYFFAIAAYDEENGEHAGDTSKEVWARPLQSKKEGKNVE